In Phycisphaerales bacterium, the sequence CGCCGAGCGACCGAATCGAGAGCGGCCCGAGCACCCGCGTCAGGAGCGTCCACCCGGTCGCCCCGTCGATGATCGACGCCTCCAGCATGTCGCGGGGGATCGAGGCGAAGCCCGCGCGCGCCGAACGCACGAAGTAGGGCGAGGCCACGAAGACCTGCGTGACGACGACGGCGAGGGACGTGAACGCAATATCAAGCCCACGCTCGTGCAACCAACCGCCGAGGATGCTGGTCCTCCCGAACGCGAGCAGGAGCGCCACGCCCGCGACCGAGGGCGGCAGGACGGTGGGAAGATCGACGATTGTTTCGAGAATCACGCCCAATCGTGAGCGAGATCGCGCGAGATACAACGCCAGAGGAGTGCCGAGGACGATCGTGACGCCCAGCGAGATCACGCTCGTCGCTAGGCTGAGCACGATCGCTTCATGCGT encodes:
- a CDS encoding ABC transporter permease subunit, whose product is MSSVASSRERAAWTILALPLLLLLAVPIVLLVGRASSGAIARELASRETHEAIVLSLATSVISLGVTIVLGTPLALYLARSRSRLGVILETIVDLPTVLPPSVAGVALLLAFGRTSILGGWLHERGLDIAFTSLAVVVTQVFVASPYFVRSARAGFASIPRDMLEASIIDGATGWTLLTRVLGPLSIRSLGAGAAMSWSRALGEFGATMIFAGSLSGVTRTMPIAVYVGFESSLDRAIVLSTILIALSVILLVLVRVLGWRAASGPEN